The Spirosoma radiotolerans genome has a window encoding:
- a CDS encoding heavy metal-binding domain-containing protein, with product MLVTTTSNIEGKHIIKYVGLVNGEAIIGANLVKDFFTTIKDVVGGHSGAYVQALREAKSIALKEMIEQATRLGATAIIGVDLDYQTIGGNGAMLMVSANGTAVVVE from the coding sequence ATGCTCGTAACGACTACTTCTAACATTGAAGGCAAACATATCATTAAATATGTAGGCCTGGTCAATGGTGAGGCCATTATCGGCGCCAATCTCGTTAAAGATTTTTTTACTACTATCAAGGATGTCGTCGGCGGTCATTCGGGAGCCTATGTACAGGCTCTGCGCGAAGCAAAAAGCATAGCCCTGAAAGAAATGATTGAGCAGGCTACTCGCCTGGGCGCTACGGCCATCATTGGTGTTGATCTGGATTACCAAACCATTGGCGGCAACGGCGCCATGCTCATGGTCAGCGCCAACGGCACAGCGGTCGTTGTCGAGTAA
- a CDS encoding lipocalin family protein gives MKDLRLSRLFAWTLLIALPLWFGSCSKDDNPTIVDTPTVEGNYKISTLTIDPKALGLYSDLIAGSKLFFNNTTCLNDITITFKTGGDATTDNPMSCQSIPVPVSTFTGIDATSKWSLSGNQLTVTKGDGTKTAYTVLGTGAILKLQWQGTLNYPTPSSTMYTYTMELKKQ, from the coding sequence ATGAAAGACCTCCGTTTATCCCGCTTATTCGCCTGGACATTACTTATCGCCCTTCCGCTCTGGTTTGGCAGTTGTTCAAAAGATGATAACCCAACCATTGTCGATACGCCTACAGTTGAAGGAAACTACAAAATCAGTACGTTAACCATTGATCCGAAAGCGCTGGGCTTGTACAGCGACTTAATAGCTGGCTCTAAACTGTTCTTTAACAATACCACCTGTTTGAACGACATTACCATAACCTTTAAGACCGGTGGGGATGCGACGACCGATAACCCTATGTCCTGTCAAAGTATTCCTGTTCCGGTCAGTACGTTTACCGGCATCGATGCCACCAGTAAGTGGAGCCTGAGCGGAAATCAACTGACGGTTACAAAAGGAGATGGGACTAAAACGGCGTATACGGTTTTAGGGACAGGCGCTATCCTGAAACTGCAGTGGCAGGGTACGTTGAACTACCCTACACCCAGTTCAACCATGTACACATATACTATGGAACTGAAGAAGCAATAA